The Arachis duranensis cultivar V14167 chromosome 2, aradu.V14167.gnm2.J7QH, whole genome shotgun sequence genome has a window encoding:
- the LOC107475475 gene encoding protein ACTIVITY OF BC1 COMPLEX KINASE 3, chloroplastic: MATVSAPLVSSPKPSSSSSSSSSYHASISFSKFTTKTNSFRPKRTITRTRSLTWLNPQQPRAALVEATPPPPPPTSAAPPPRPPQPSVKVLALPADRADDLQAEARAMARASNATLYTPELIASRYKSRPFKVVGRTFQILSALGTFALKLFIDQRNGTLDQNKRIRAIELRNIFTRLGPTFVKLGQGLSTRPDLCPPEYLEELSELQDGLPTFPDVDAFACIEEELGLSLESIYSTISPSPIAAASLGQVYKARLKYSGKLVAVKVQRPGIEEAIGLDFYLIRGLGFLINKYVDVITTNVVALIDEFARRVFQELNYVQEGQNARRFKKLYADKQDIFVPDVFWDYTSAKVLTMEWVDGVKLNEQEAIEKQGLKVLDLVNAGIQCSLRQLLEYGYFHADPHPGNLLATPEGKLAFLDFGMMSETPEEARFAIIGHVVHLVNRDYEAMARDYYALDFLSSDVDVSPIVPALRDFFDDALNYTVSELNFKTLVDGLGNVLYQYPFNVPAYYALILRSLTVLEGLALYADPNFKVLAASYPYFAKRLLTDPNPYLRDALIELLFKDAKFRWNRLENLLAQGKKDRDFSAKEALQPVLKVLLSPDGEELRTLVIKEAVRVSEAFTIGTISSTYQALPDFMRNLVFNANANGPLAMSETELQSMIELRDQVIRVWGLLRTSNDFEPTLLLPILQVLQQPEARRLGGRVVGGITQRLAARFLQQVLRVQTSSSS; the protein is encoded by the exons ATGGCTACAGTTTCAGCACCTTTGGTTTCTTCTCCCAaaccctcttcttcttcttcttcttcttcttcttaccaTGCTTCCATTTCCTTCTCAAAATTCACCACAAAAACAAACTCTTTCAGACCCAAAAGAACCATAACCAGAACCAGAAGCTTAACATGGTTGAATCCACAACAACCACGTGCTGCACTCGTGGAAgcaacaccaccaccaccaccaccgacGTCAGCTGCACCACCACCACGGCCACCACAACCATCAGTGAAGGTTCTTGCACTCCCTGCTGACCGTGCTGATGACCTTCAAGCCGAAGCAAGAGCCATGGCACGTGCTTCCAATGCCACTCTATACACCCCTGAACTCATTGCCTCCAGATACAAATCACGACCCTTCAAG GTGGTGGGAAGGACCTTTCAGATTCTGAGTGCTTTGGGTACTTTTGCGTTGAAGCTTTTCATTGACCAAAGGAATGGGACGCTTGATCAGAATAAGAGGATTCGTGCAATTGAGCTTAGGAACATATTCACTAGATTGGGACCTACTTTTGTGAAATTGGGTCAGGGATTGTCTACTAGACCTGATTTGTGTCCACCTGAGTATTTGGAAGAGCTCTCTGAACTTCAA GATGGTTTGCCGACATTTCCTGATGTGGATGCCTTTGCATGCATTGAGGAAGAATTAGGACTATCCCTCGAATCTATCTACTCGACTATATCTCCATCACCCATAGCAGCAGCCAGTTTAGGCCAAGTTTACAAGGCTCGGCTGAAGTACTCTGGGAAACTTGTTGCCGTAAAGGTGCAACGCCCTGGTATAGAGGAAGCTATTGGATTGGATTTCTACCTTATAAGAGGCCTAGGGTTtcttataaataaatatgtgGATGTAATAACCACCAATGTTGTTGCACTTATTGACGAATTTGCACGGAGGGTATTTCAAGAGCTTAACTATGTGCAG GAGGGACAAAATGCAAGGAGGTTCAAAAAATTGTATGCTGACAAGCAGGATATTTTCGTCCCCGATGTTTTCTGGGACTACACAAGTGCTAAAGTACTAACAATGGAATGGGTTGATGGAGTCAAACTCAACGAGCAAGAAGCAATTGAGAAACAAGGATTAAAGGTCTTGGATTTGGTGAATGCCGGCATTCAGTGCAGCCTTAGACAACTACTTGAGTATGGATATTTCCATGCAGATCCTCATCCTGGGAATCTCTTGGCAACACCCGAGGGAAAGCTTGCTTTTCTAGATTTCGGGATGATGAGTGAGACACCAGAAGAAGCAAGATTTGCCATAATTGGTCATGTTGTTCACTTGGTTAACCGGGACTATGAGGCTATGGCTCGTGATTATTATGCTCTTGATTTCTTGTCAAGTGATGTTGATGTGTCTCCAATTGTACCGGCACTTCGCGACTTTTTCGATGATGCACTTAATTATACCGTGAGCGAGCTTAACTTCAAAACACTAGTGGATGGTCTGGGAAATGTTTTGTATCAATATCCATTTAATG TGCCGGCATACTATGCATTAATATTGAGGTCTCTCACTGTCTTAGAAGGTTTAGCCCTTTATGCTGATCCGAATTTCAAGGTGCTTGCTGCTTCATACCCATATTTTGCTAAGAGGCTCCTAACAGACCCAAATCCCTATCTAAGAGATGCTCTTATTGAGTTGCTGTTCAAGGATGCAAAATTCAG ATGGAATAGACTTGAAAACCTGCTAGCTCAAGGGAAGAAGGACCGGGATTTCTCGGCGAAAGAGGCTCTACAACCTGTTTTGAAGGTATTATTAAGTCCAGATGGTGAAGAGCTAAGGACTCTAGTAATCAAAGAGGCCGTTCGCGTATCCGAAGCTTTTACTATTGGCACTATTTCCTCAACATACCAGGCTCTTCCTGACTTTATGAGGAACCTTGTTTTCAATGCTAATGCCAATGGACCCCTTGCAATGTCAGAAACTGAATTGCAAAGTATGATAGAGCTAAGGGATCAAGTGATCAGGGTATGGGGACTTCTGCGAACCTCTAATGATTTCGAACCAACTCTTTTGCTACCAATACTACAG GTCCTTCAGCAACCTGAGGCTCGCAGACTTGGGGGGCGTGTCGTGGGTGGTATCACTCAACGCCTTGCAGCACGCTTTCTCCAGCAAGTACTCCGAGTGCAAACATCATCGTCGTCGTAG